The Homalodisca vitripennis isolate AUS2020 chromosome 7, UT_GWSS_2.1, whole genome shotgun sequence DNA segment ATTCATTGAACTTTTCAGCGATTTCATTTGGATTAGTTGTTTCCTCTCCATTTATCATCATTTTCAGCTGTTCTTTGCCTTGATCTGTACTCTTCCTTTCACTGTTTACTATTTGCCAGATTGCTTTTGATTTATTCTCAGCTCTGTTTATACAGATAGATGATGCCTGGCGTTTTAGCATTTTCAGTGTAAGGTCATAGTTTTTCTTAGCAAGGGCTGTGTCGGTTTTATGCAGATCACTTCCTGTGGTCTGGTACTTTCTAAGGCATTGAAGATAAGTTTCTTTCAGTCTAAGAGCTTCACAGTCTTTATAGTTGAAATTTAGATTCCTTTTATTTCTGGTTTTCTTTTTAGGACAAGCTGCATCCATGTATATTACCAGAGTATTTAAAAAGGCATTGTATGCGTCTTCAGCATTTTCAGCTCTAAACACTCCAACCCAGTCCTCATTGTTCAATAAAGTCTTAAGAGTGTCGAGATTATCCTTTTTCATTTGTTGTTGTATAAGGTTAGAGATTTCTGTTTTCTGTGCTTCTAGAGATATTTTACTCAATTGTGCTGTGTGGTCTGATAAGCCTGCATGTATTACTGTGGCATTGATTTTGGATGCAGGTGGGTTTGAGCATATACAGTTTATGGAGAAGGTGGAGTTGTAAGTGATTCTGGTTGGTGGTAGAGGCAATCTTATCATGTTATGGCTGACCActatttcttcaagttttcgtgATTCATTATTTTGCACTAGGCTGTTTACGTTTATATCACCCATGATGATTGTTGGGTGGTTTTCAGCCTTAGTTTCTTCAATGATATTAGAAAGAATGTCTAAGGCTTCATTCAGCTTTTCGCTTGGAGATCTATATATGCCAGTGATAAAGGTGTTGTTTTCCGACCACTATTCTGAGCATTGCCACCTCACAAACGAGTTCCTTGCAGTGATGTGATATCTCCAGTGGCTCTGTTTTATGTTGTAGTGAGTCTTTCACATATATGGCAACCCCTCCTTTTATGGTTTCTTTCCTGCAAAAGTGTGCTTTGAGGAAGTATTCTGGGAGTTTAGTATTCTCTAAGAATTCAGACTTCAGACCATTCTCACTCAAGATGACTATATCAGGTTGAATATCTTGAAGTAGACATTCTGTCTACTTTGTTTCTTACCTCGCACATTTTGATGTAGTATTAATAGTTTCTTTTTAAATGACTTCTTCTTTGCTGCGTTGGGGGTCAAGTTCTCTCCTTTCTGTGGCTGCCATTCAATAAAAAGGAGAAGATTTGTCATTGGATTGGTTTATTACATACTTAGCTTTAAATTGCTCAATGTTTTGTTGCAAAATTCTTCTATTATTTCTTTCGGCCCTAGTTTTGTTGCAGAGCAAGGTGGCGTTAAGAAACCGTaagaatgtcaatgtaaaattgaagtacaatcggttgagtagtttacatgtgaaaacaaaaaaaacaaacaatggcaTTTTGCATGTATAATATTAGGATTGTTTAAATGTGGCTTTTTATTCATCACAAGTATAACTGTGTAAAAAgtcaaaaaaggtaaaaatttcaggaaaatagttttttagtgacgccatattttcatattttattaacattaggCTCTATAccattgaaaattttacattctgAGAAAGTGctgtaaattaatttcaattttgtttcttctaaatAAACAAGTGACAGTACACCATAAAAATCTCCAAAGATTTTTATCTGTCCTGATTTATGTGATCACCAAGTTTATACtcggtaataaataaataaataaaaataaacatgccttttatttcaagcgattatcagatacatctgtttttcataataactcacgTCAACATGATACAATATATCTTAcacactaaacttatttaaaacagttaaaattacaaagttaaaagtataaaacgatCACTCCAGTGAAAAGAGGTGCTTCTTTAGCTGAAGTTTAAAATGGCGACCTTTAAGCAATTTAAGGTCACAAGGGAGACTGTTGTACAACTTTGGAAAACCCCCTTCGACCAATCTCCAACCTCACTTTGTTAAAGTGAAGTTGGTCACTCTGCCAAGTGTTGCGGCAAACGATCTCAGCACGACTGCACAGcctttctgccaggtaccgtggctcccgctggaacagtacattgtttataaggcagcaagtctgcatcctacacacggcatcCATGGCCATGAGTCCTGCGGCATCTCGAAAGGGTGACACGTGATCTCTTCGACAGAGCCCATATACAAATCGAATTGCAGTGTTTTGCATTCTTTGAATTCGTTCTGCGTCTTCCTTTGAGATgctattgccgtatgcaggaaaacagtaataaaaaattggtaaCACGACAGACAATCGTGTTAGGACAAGACGCAGCTTAACGGACTCCGGAAGGATGGATCTCAGCGTATACATGCCTTGCAGTCTCCCCAGTGCTCTCTGAGAAACATACGACACATGGTCAGAAAACCCCAGCCCACTGTCCAGCACAATGCCAAGCGTCTTTACAGTGTCACTTACACTCAAGTTTTCATTGCCAATCATGATTTGCACGTTGCTTTCTTTGATACACTGCACCTGAGCCGCTGATGCTATGTAGAGAACCGTGCATTTTTTAGCGTTCAGCTTAAGACCATGTCTCCCTGACCACACTCGCATGCTCTCCAAATCTGAATTTACGTTAGCAATAGCCTCCTCCAACCCATTTAACCCAAATGGCATATGCAACTGGCAATCATCGGCATACAGATGGACTTTGCAGTGGCGCACACAGTTGTCCAGATCTGATGTGTACAATGTGAAGAGTACCGGGCCTAGACAACTTCCTTGCGGGACCCCCCTAGCTTTCACCAGAGGAGAAGAAGTCATCGTACCCATCCTCGTCATCTGTTGCCTCTCAACAAGATATGACCTAAACCAGTTTAGTGCATTATCCCCGAAACcaagaaacttcatctttgcaagcaATAAAGAATGGCTGATTGAGTCAAAAGCCTGGGAGTAGTCAAGCATGACTAGTGAACTACACCGGCCTCCGTCCCGAGTCTCAAATAAGTCACTAAACAAGTTAACCAGTGCAGTCAGTACATGTCCCGTGATGTTTCCTGAACCCGGACTGGAGTTTCGGTAGAATATTTTACTCATCAACAAAATCCGCAATTTGTCTCACAACCAATTTTTCCACTATTTTCGACATGGCTGGTAAGATTGATATGGGTCTAAGATGAGAAACACTTGTTGGTATCTGTGTTTTCGGCAATGGTTTGACTATACTCATCTTCCATGTCTGTGGAAACTCATCTCTTGCCAAGGACATATTTACAAGGTGGGTAATGGCATCAATAGCATATGGGCTTACTGCTCTTATCATATCAATACCGATGTCGTCTGTTCCTACTGCCTTAGAGgtaatttcattcattgctgacaCCACCTCTTTGTGTGAAACTATCCTAAACTTAAACTCGTTAGTTAGTCCTACCCTTCTGTTCATATCATAAAACTGCTCCAATGCTTCATCTGGTTCGCAAGACGTGCCCATGTCTGTGAAGTACTTGTTTATATCATTAGTATTCATGTTTGGAGGCAGTTTTTGATCTTTTGACCCCACTATACCATTCTGCCGTAAGCATTTCCAGAAAATACTAGAGTCTCTACAATTGGCCAGATTATCTTCAAAATATCTCTTCTTTGCCGATCTTATAGCACTATTCAGTGTGTTTCTGGCTCTTTTATATTCTGACCAGTTAGCATCATTCTGATTCCTAAGAAACTGCCTCTTCAACCTGGTTTTCACTTTTGTGAGTTCTATAACTTCTCGGGTTCTCCAGGGGGCcttattttttgttactcttttagTGACAATTGGAGCATGTTtgtcaaaaatgcttttaatgttGGAAGTTATGAAATATTCTATATCATCAACACTGCTGAGATCACATGCTCTACTCCAATCCACTTCAGCAGCCACTGccaatgtttcattaaaattaaatttggagtaaTCTCTGTACCTTATCAACTTGGCCTGAGTCTTCTCTTGTTCGAATCTTAAGTTACAATATATGAGTCTGTGGTCTGTTATTCTCAATCCTCGATGATCAATAATACTTGATGTGTCTATAACTCCATACTTTTCTACTTTGGTAGCTTTGTCAGCAATCAGATGATCAATCAATGTTTCTGAAGTGCTAGTAACTCTAGTCGGCTCACTGATGTGCTGTACAACGTTGTGAGACTTAATCAGACGACGAAGGTAGCCAGCAGCACTGCAGGTATTGGACATCAGATCAACGTTGATGTCACCCAAACAGACGACAGAGTTAACCTCAACAGCCATGTCCACAAAAACAGACTGGAACAGAGATTTTAGGCAAGTGTAGTTCACATCAGGCGGTCTGTAGACGATGGCAACCCCTAGTTTACACTCTCTCATTCTGACAATAAACGAAATGTGTTCAATACTAGGGTCAACTTCGGTCAGCTCGACTCGCTCAAATTTAAGACAGTCCTTGATGTAAACAGCAACGCCACCACCAGGCTGGAGACTGCGGTCAGCTCTCAAAAAAGTATAACCCGGCATCTCGTAACTGAGAGAAGGAGTATAAGGGTCAAGCCATGTCTCAGTGACACCAATTACCTCAAAATCGAAATCTTGCACAAGGGCATGGAGTTCATCAAATCCAGTGTTGAGGGAGCGCATATTGACATGAGCCAATCTAAAATTGCTCCCTCTTACTGCCCGTTTCCCGGAATCGGAGGTGTCTGTGAGTTGGAGATTGAGCTTAGGGGGTATACTGCAGCAGAATGCTCAGTCTCGAGCCTGAGACCAAAGTCCATCACAGCCTCAAAGAGTGCCGCCAGCCGCGCCACACCTCTCCTGTTTAGGTGTCTGCCATCCCAGCCAAGATCTTGCCTCGCAACCCAACAGTTCGCCTCCACAAATGTGACACCAAAGTTGTGACACATTATTTCAAGCTGACTGTTAAAATCAAAAAGAGCTTTGTAGCCAATATCTGATCGAATGAGAAcgctgtttacaaatattttggaatttggaaaatgttttttagttgtAAACAGCAAGTCAGCCATACTGCGGAGAACCTGTTTTTTTGCGTGTCCTCCGTTGTACCCCGGACCCCCCCTGTAACCTCTCCTCAGGTTGTTGGTGCCTACATGAAAATGAATAAAAGACAGATCTTGATTAACATAGTTCAGCAACCTTTCTTTGACATTTACAATACGAGCTCCAGGACAGCATTCTAGCATAGCACCCTTATACACACACTTAGGCTGGCCTGGCGTACTAGAGAATCACCGATAATCAACATTTTACCTGAACTAACAGCTACGTtgtctacaattttttcattGGTGAAAGGAGCCTCTAAGTTGACAGTGCTTTGGGCATCACAACAACCTGAGGCATCACCACCACAGAGATCGTCAGGGTTAGCGCCGAGATCCATCAGAGGGGTCTAAGAGAGCGTGGCAGGGGGAGGCGTCAGCGTACCAACTGAATAGTTGACCCGCGCCTCCAACCCCGCAATCTGAGCCCTCAAACAAACCAGCTCCGCCTCGAGCACCTCTATGGCAGTCAACAAACACTTTCTTTCTTCACCCAAAGCTTCCACTTTTGCTTTATTGTCTACTAATAACTTATCTATATTTCCTACATCTAACTGTACATTTTCCTTAATTCTATCACTTAGAGCTAAATTTTGTTCCATAATTACACTTAAAAAGATGATTTTCTCTAAAAGAATGTGTAATTTGTTTCAGAAAATGGCGAAGACGAAATCAAGTGTTGGAGCTCCTCGGAAGCAGGGCTTCAACAGGTCGGGCCACAGTATGAACCCGGAGCGGAAAGCTGAGGGTTTGAAGGGAGTTGCTAAAGTGAGAACTAAAGCAACCATAAATCGCCTTCAGATGTACCGCAACTTTAAGCCCAAGAGGAATAAGGTTGGTCAGATAATCAGTCCGGCACCATTTCAAGGAAGATTACCTCAGGGTACAGTCGCTAGAGTGGAGCCTAATCGTAAGTGGTTTGAAAATTCCAGAGTAATTGGTCAAAGTGCTTTGCAGAAATTCCAAGATGAATTGGGTAAAGCGATGAAAAATCCTTATGATGTCGTTATGAAATCTACACAGTTACCAATTACTCTTCTTAATGAAAAAAGTAAACATGAGAGAGTTCATATATTAGATACAGAAAGCTTTGAGTCTACatttggaaaaaagaaaaacagaaaaagaCCGAGTTTAAAAGTGAGAGATGAGGAGCATTTGTCTGAAGTGGTTAATTCAGTTGCAGAAACATATGATGATAAGAGTGATTTTAACTTGATTAAAGAAGATACTGGAGAGAAAGTCCCTGTTCGAGATTGGATAATGGATGCCGGACAGAGCAGACGAATTTGGAATGAGCTGTATAAAGTAATTGATTCGTCAGATGTTGTCATTAATGTTCTTGATGCAAGAGATCCTCAAGGTACTCGATGTCCTCATATTGAAACTTTCTTGAAGACCGAGAAACCCCACAAACacttgatatttgtattaaataaagttGACCTTGTGCCAACATGGGTAACTCAGAGGTGGGTCGCTATTTTAAGTGCAGAATATCCTACAATTGCATACCATGCCTCGCTAACTCACCCATTTGGTAAAGGCGCTGTCATTAACATATTACGACAGTTTTCTAAATTACATGCTGACAAAAAACAAATAAGTGTTGGATTCATTGGTTATCCCAATGTTGGTAAAAGTTCAGTAATAAATTCTTTGCGGTCTAAAAAGGTATGCAAAGTTGCTCCTATTGCTGGTGAGACTAAGGTCTGGCAGTATATCACTCTGATGCAGAGGATATACTTGATAGATTGTCCAGGAGTAGTTTATTCAACTGCCCAAACAGAAACTGACGTTGAAAAAGTGTTAAAGGGAGTGGTCAGGATTGAACTTTGTCCTGATCCTGAACAGTATATTGATGCAGTTTTAGACAaagtacaaagaaaatatattgctCGTTCTTATGGAATCCCAGATTGGACTGATGGTGAAGATTTCTTGACCAAACTTGCTATAAAAACTGGCAAACTGTTGAAGGGAGGAGAACCAAATCTTCCAATTGTTGCAAGGATGGTTCTGAATGATTGGCAGAGAGGAAAACTGCCTTACTACACCCCTCCAGTTGGGTTTGAGGTTTCAAAGTCCAAACAGCAAAGTGACACTGATAAAGATAATAGCAAAGAAGTACTTCAAACTGATacaaatgaaattgaaaacaaggaGGACACAAGTGTACAAAATGAAGAACGTGAAGAAACAGAGTCacaaaatcaacaacaaaaagTACTCAGATTGCCATCCACTTTCAAACTTATTCAAGACTTCACAAAAATTAGAGTGACAACTGATTTTCCCACAGAAGAACTTCATAAAGAAAAAACTGCTGTACCAGAAAAGATTCAAAAGCCCCAGAAGAGACCAACACAAGAAGAAGACAGTGATTCAGATATATCAGATCTTCTAAAAGAAGATGATCAAGAATCAGAACAAAATGATGATGATGAGATTGTTAAACAGATGTCAGACCTTACAAGCAAAGAGAAGCGAAGCCTACTAAGAAAAATGAAACGGAAGAAAATTGGAAGTGATTTCTATGAagttacaaatgttaaaaataaaaacaggcaGAGAAAAGTACCTAAAGTTAAGaggaaaaaataaaagtgttgttTGTGGTTGCAGTTttctaataaagttatttttattaattccacTAGTATTATTCTTGTTTTCCTTTAATGTTTAATAGGCACAAccaacagaaaatattatttgtaaaaagtaccaacactattataatttaaaaatataacatacttaATATAGTAAGTCCTAACATtgaaaacttatatattatttagatacaaatatatatGAAGATGGCCACAAAATGGAAGCTTACAGTTTCTATGCTCTTGATTGTAATTATAGAAATGTATGATAACAACTTTTACTGATAAgtgaaattattaaagttttagcAAGCATTATTCTATGCATCTGATTAAGAAcgcaaaacttataaaataaattatcttatataaataatttacttaataataagtaacttaaaataattaagttaatcaGGACTTTTTAACAGCAAATTATAAACTACAGATGAGTATCGAATTATGGCAGTTcgaatgaatttttaaaacaaatgtaacaaatGTATAATCTAATATACATGAAAAACGGTTCAGTTCTGTTGACTAGACCCAGATAAATGAgtttgtatataatgtattatctgtcataaaaatatttcatggcaattgtaaattatgttgttatttttcaatGCTTACATTGGTTCTTGTCAAAAGTTGAATTGCAAACAACCAAATTTGAGGTTTACAATAACACATATTgtgtttaatgaattaaaatttttctgtatACAGATTGacacttcaaatattttaaaaattataaccttATTTGCTTGTACTTGGAATATTCCTTTGTTCTATTCTCGCTAAACTAATGACACTGCCACTTGTGTTAttgtaatacgagtatattactgaatttgtatgtacttcgTCGTACAGAATAATCTGGCATCAGAACGAGCTCATGGGTTTGTCTTCAAAAAACAAAAGaggtaacaataatttttatgtaataatacatgATGGGCTATTTTAATGCTGAATTTGAATTTAACTagttaaaatacagaaaaataaacacatgtttgtagatccaaaacattttgtaactaaCTTATGTGAATTCTTACCCTGTGACAATTTACATGGTGgtactaaagtatttttaaatcttgCATTTACaattgtttctatttttacatATGGCTTTTTCAATCATTTAAGTTAACAATTTTGAATTACGGTACGTTAATTTTgaactcaaaaataaataaattttgtcctTGCTCTTTAGTATGTTTGTTTATAGACTCCTTATTTTTAAGTTCTatgaataatctatatatataaaaatgaaactgttcgtgtgtaacagcatcactcacaaacggctggacggattcgcctaattttttttttaatttgttcgtcttgatctgtagaaggttataggatactttttatccctttcccgattcaggattccgccccactggttacagaaatacccgtaagaaatgcattgcagcaaacatatgttattaagtgaaagagtcttttcaaatttttaatcagctgttctttgtaaacatatataattctggaaccctcatgtttctcgcacggtcaattatacgtcgcttgctcaagagtcggaaacctgaagaacctttatatttatgctccaaataatacaactaataacgttgtttaccaaaacgcattaaaataaacaaaaaacttttataatagattttatgatatgctacgatgtattagtagagcaataaattaattggaaaaacgtataataaaattagtatttcttttcgatgcttgattgatgtagccctctctactacCACGCGAGctgagccgcgggtttaggctagtctatatatataaaaatgaaactgttcgtgtgtaacagcatcactcacaaacggctggacggattcgcctaattttttttaaaatttgttcgtcttgatctgtagaaggttataggatactttttatccctttcccgattcaggattccgccccactggttacagaaatacccgtaagaaatgcattgcagcaaacatatgttattaagtgaaagagtcttttcaaatttttaatcagctgtttctttgtaaacatatataatgcgacaaaaatatatttatatataaatttctttacacttatagttttaaagcatagagtaagcttaagagaaacgacaaattttgtttaaactgtttctgcaatcataatatataaaaaatgaatgtttgtgtgttcgtcctttatagactcagaaactattggaccgatcactatgaaaatttgtatttttctatgtagaaggtttatacgcaatgcccattgatgtaactaaccaccaggctgtactgcaagatataaaagttatcaaagcgcctgcacattataaactgcaattacaacacagtagttacgtatattaaaatatccaaacactatttgaaggcaaagaaatatacgggcaaagcttaagagacgcgtgcgaagccgcgggaaacagctagtttcaaataaacattaaaaactaaaacacttaTTACTTGCCAATAGTAATGTTACACAGGATATAAACTGATGAATGTCATGTTTGTCTACCTACAAGTTTCTACTTGCACGATAGTTTAATTGCATTAAGTTTAAGGCTGGCTTGCTTAGCTTGGAGAAAATAGCTTGTGTTGAGCCTTAGATAACTAACACCTTTGGAAACATAAGGACatctttttcttattaataaatttttaaaaataagtaattaacaaTTATATGTGAGAAGTACGTGGATTTGAGTATGAAGTTCATTCAATAACTTAATGTT contains these protein-coding regions:
- the LOC124366735 gene encoding uncharacterized protein LOC124366735, whose translation is MRSLNTGFDELHALVQDFDFEVIGVTETWLDPYTPSLSYEMPGYTFLRADRSLQPGGGVAVYIKDCLKFERVELTEVDPSIEHISFIVRMRECKLGVAIVYRPPDVNYTCLKSLFQSVFVDMAVEVNSVVCLGDINVDLMSNTCSAAGYLRRLIKSHNVVQHISEPTRVTSTSETLIDHLIADKATKVEKYGVIDTSSIIDHRGLRITDHRLIYCNLRFEQEKTQAKLIRYRDYSKFNFNETLAVAAEVDWSRACDLSSVDDIEYFITSNIKSIFDKHAPIVTKRVTKNKAPWRTREVIELTKVKTRLKRQFLRNQNDANWSEYKRARNTLNSAIRSAKKRYFEDNLANCRDSSIFWKCLRQNGIVGSKDQKLPPNMNTNDINKYFTDMGTSCEPDEALEQFYDMNRRVGLTNEFKFRIVSHKEVVSAMNEITSKAVGTDDIGIDMIRAVSPYAIDAITHLVNMSLARDEFPQTWKMSIVKPLPKTQIPTSVSHLRPISILPAMSKIVEKLVVRQIADFVDE
- the LOC124365905 gene encoding nucleolar GTP-binding protein 2, which encodes MAKTKSSVGAPRKQGFNRSGHSMNPERKAEGLKGVAKVRTKATINRLQMYRNFKPKRNKVGQIISPAPFQGRLPQGTVARVEPNRKWFENSRVIGQSALQKFQDELGKAMKNPYDVVMKSTQLPITLLNEKSKHERVHILDTESFESTFGKKKNRKRPSLKVRDEEHLSEVVNSVAETYDDKSDFNLIKEDTGEKVPVRDWIMDAGQSRRIWNELYKVIDSSDVVINVLDARDPQGTRCPHIETFLKTEKPHKHLIFVLNKVDLVPTWVTQRWVAILSAEYPTIAYHASLTHPFGKGAVINILRQFSKLHADKKQISVGFIGYPNVGKSSVINSLRSKKVCKVAPIAGETKVWQYITLMQRIYLIDCPGVVYSTAQTETDVEKVLKGVVRIELCPDPEQYIDAVLDKVQRKYIARSYGIPDWTDGEDFLTKLAIKTGKLLKGGEPNLPIVARMVLNDWQRGKLPYYTPPVGFEVSKSKQQSDTDKDNSKEVLQTDTNEIENKEDTSVQNEEREETESQNQQQKVLRLPSTFKLIQDFTKIRVTTDFPTEELHKEKTAVPEKIQKPQKRPTQEEDSDSDISDLLKEDDQESEQNDDDEIVKQMSDLTSKEKRSLLRKMKRKKIGSDFYEVTNVKNKNRQRKVPKVKRKK